The Campylobacter sp. CN_NE2 genome contains a region encoding:
- a CDS encoding nickel-dependent hydrogenase large subunit, whose protein sequence is MSQRLVVDPITRIEGHLRVEVIVDEDNVVKEAYSGATLWRGIETILKGRDPRDAGFFTQRICGVCTFSHYKGAVMAVEDALGINPPLNAVLARSLMFSALFLHDHPVHFYQLHGLDFVDIVSALSADPRAASEEAFKYCETPYACGADHLKAVQDKVKAFVEKGALGPFANAYFGHPTYHLTPEQNLIALSHYLECLRIQRTAAQMMAIFGGKQPHPQSLTVGGVTCVMDLLSPARLGEYLIKFQEVADFINRAYYPDLVMAGKAYANEPSVLNDVGVANLWTHQEFPLSANEWLFESGLILDGDISKVLELDEAKITEEATHTWFKNDKPLHPYDGEQDPNYTGFTVEQTLNAKGEMEDTKVLDIKGKYSWMKAPRYEGKALQVGPLANIVVNYAKGNKYVVPVVDKFLADTGLPLGAVFSTLGRTACRMLEAKIIADNALIAFNNLVANIKSGDTETCAKYTIDKNKEYKGRYIGHVPRGSLSHWCRIENGVIKNWQAVVPSTWNASPKDANGGMGSYEACLIGLKIADLTQPLEIIRKIHSYDPCIACAVHVMDTKGNKLSEYKVNPNL, encoded by the coding sequence ATGTCACAAAGATTAGTTGTAGATCCGATTACTAGAATTGAAGGACATTTAAGAGTAGAAGTAATCGTTGATGAAGATAATGTAGTAAAAGAAGCTTACAGCGGTGCTACTTTGTGGCGTGGAATAGAAACTATTCTCAAAGGTCGTGACCCAAGAGATGCAGGCTTTTTCACACAAAGAATTTGCGGTGTTTGCACATTTTCGCACTATAAAGGTGCTGTTATGGCAGTCGAAGATGCTCTTGGCATAAATCCGCCATTAAATGCAGTTTTGGCTAGAAGCTTGATGTTTTCAGCGCTATTTTTGCACGATCACCCTGTGCATTTTTATCAACTTCACGGGCTTGATTTTGTTGATATTGTAAGTGCATTAAGTGCAGATCCAAGAGCAGCTAGTGAAGAAGCATTTAAATACTGCGAAACTCCTTATGCTTGTGGTGCTGATCATTTAAAAGCGGTTCAAGATAAAGTAAAAGCTTTTGTTGAAAAAGGCGCACTTGGACCATTTGCAAATGCCTATTTTGGACATCCAACATATCATCTAACGCCTGAACAAAATTTGATTGCGCTGTCTCACTATTTGGAATGTTTAAGAATTCAAAGAACTGCTGCTCAAATGATGGCTATTTTCGGTGGAAAACAACCACACCCACAAAGCCTAACCGTTGGTGGCGTAACTTGTGTTATGGATCTATTAAGTCCTGCTAGACTTGGCGAGTATTTGATTAAATTCCAAGAAGTAGCTGATTTTATCAACCGCGCGTATTATCCTGATTTGGTAATGGCTGGAAAAGCTTACGCAAATGAACCAAGCGTTTTAAATGATGTCGGTGTTGCAAATTTATGGACTCACCAAGAATTCCCACTTTCTGCAAATGAGTGGCTATTTGAAAGCGGCTTAATCCTTGATGGTGATATTTCAAAAGTATTAGAACTAGATGAAGCAAAAATCACAGAAGAAGCAACTCACACTTGGTTTAAAAATGATAAACCACTTCACCCGTATGACGGCGAACAAGATCCAAATTATACAGGATTTACGGTTGAGCAAACACTAAATGCAAAAGGCGAAATGGAAGATACAAAAGTCCTTGATATAAAAGGTAAATATAGTTGGATGAAAGCTCCTAGATATGAAGGCAAAGCACTTCAAGTAGGACCGTTAGCAAATATTGTAGTAAATTACGCAAAGGGAAATAAATATGTCGTTCCTGTTGTGGATAAATTTTTAGCTGATACAGGACTTCCTTTGGGTGCAGTTTTCTCGACTTTGGGAAGAACGGCTTGTCGTATGTTGGAAGCAAAAATCATCGCTGATAATGCACTAATCGCATTTAATAATCTAGTTGCAAATATTAAATCAGGCGATACTGAAACTTGCGCCAAATACACAATCGATAAAAACAAAGAATACAAAGGTAGATACATAGGTCATGTTCCACGCGGAAGCCTAAGCCACTGGTGTAGAATCGAAAACGGCGTTATTAAAAACTGGCAAGCAGTAGTTCCATCAACATGGAATGCTAGTCCAAAAGATGCAAACGGTGGTATGGGCTCGTATGAAGCTTGTTTGATAGGTCTTAAAATAGCTGATTTAACCCAACCGCTTGAAATCATAAGAAAAATTCACTCTTATGACCCTTGTATTGCGTGTGCTGTTCATGTTATGGATACAAAAGGCAATAAGCTTAGCGAGTATAAGGTAAATCCAAATTTATAA
- a CDS encoding HyaD/HybD family hydrogenase maturation endopeptidase has product MKLLVLGIGNVMFSDEGIGVHFAKMLQKNYTFKSDKHSIEFIDGGTLANLLMPILAEFDEVLLIDCIEADGGEIGDVYFFDYKVMPNAIKWSGSAHEIEMLQTLQMMELCGDMPKTHILGVVPKRIEPMSFCISNELQKSSQVMEKQALKFITELGFSYEKIANFSVQDVADEFEKIKHDN; this is encoded by the coding sequence TTGAAACTCCTTGTTTTAGGCATTGGCAATGTAATGTTCTCCGATGAAGGTATCGGAGTTCATTTTGCCAAAATGCTACAAAAAAATTACACATTTAAAAGCGACAAACACAGCATAGAATTTATCGACGGCGGGACTTTGGCAAATTTGTTAATGCCGATTTTGGCAGAATTTGATGAAGTTTTGCTTATTGATTGTATTGAAGCTGACGGTGGCGAGATCGGCGATGTCTATTTTTTTGACTACAAAGTTATGCCAAATGCCATAAAATGGAGCGGATCGGCTCACGAAATCGAAATGCTTCAAACTCTGCAAATGATGGAGCTTTGTGGCGATATGCCAAAAACGCACATTTTAGGCGTTGTTCCAAAACGCATAGAGCCGATGAGCTTTTGTATAAGTAACGAGCTTCAAAAATCAAGCCAAGTTATGGAAAAACAGGCGTTAAAATTTATTACTGAACTTGGTTTTTCTTATGAAAAGATCGCAAATTTTAGCGTCCAAGATGTAGCAGATGAATTTGAAAAGATAAAACATGATAATTGA
- a CDS encoding DUF1328 domain-containing protein yields MLRYAIIFLVIAIIAGFFGFSGVAGTSAWIAKILFVVFLILFVLSFIFKKFR; encoded by the coding sequence ATGCTTAGATATGCAATTATCTTTCTTGTAATCGCGATTATCGCTGGATTTTTTGGTTTTAGCGGCGTCGCAGGAACTAGCGCGTGGATTGCAAAAATCCTATTTGTCGTATTTTTGATTTTATTTGTTTTGTCTTTTATTTTCAAAAAATTTAGATAA
- the cysK gene encoding cysteine synthase A — translation MKIANDVTELIGNTPLVRINSFSKNATILAKAEFLNPSHSVKDRIAWRIIRDAMKEGKINKDTLLIEPTSGNTGVGLAMIAAKMGLKLILTMPSSMSIERQKLIAAFGAKIVLTDPQFGMKGAVDKANELANENENSFIPSQFDNPSNPNAHFDTTGPEIWRDTDGNVDILVAGFGTGGTLSGTAKFLKSKNPDLKVIAVEPGASPLASRGCAGSHKIQGIGANFIPKNLDLNLIDEYITVENDDAFATAKALAQKEGLLVGISSGANVYAASIIAGRYANRGKTIVTTLNDTGERYLSTDLFK, via the coding sequence ATGAAAATAGCAAATGATGTAACTGAGCTCATCGGCAACACTCCGCTTGTGCGTATAAATTCGTTTTCAAAAAATGCAACTATTTTAGCAAAAGCTGAGTTTTTAAATCCTAGCCACTCGGTTAAAGATCGCATTGCATGGAGAATTATTAGAGATGCGATGAAAGAAGGCAAAATAAATAAAGACACTCTTTTAATCGAACCAACTAGCGGAAATACGGGCGTGGGCTTAGCCATGATAGCAGCAAAAATGGGACTAAAACTAATCCTAACAATGCCAAGCTCGATGAGTATCGAAAGACAAAAACTAATAGCCGCATTTGGTGCCAAAATCGTGCTAACCGATCCACAATTTGGCATGAAAGGTGCAGTAGATAAAGCAAACGAACTAGCAAACGAAAATGAAAATTCGTTTATCCCAAGCCAGTTTGATAATCCGTCAAATCCAAATGCTCACTTTGATACCACAGGACCAGAAATTTGGCGTGATACAGACGGAAATGTCGATATTTTGGTTGCCGGTTTTGGCACAGGCGGAACTCTTAGCGGAACGGCAAAATTTTTAAAAAGCAAAAATCCTGATTTAAAGGTAATTGCAGTCGAGCCGGGCGCATCGCCGTTAGCTAGTAGAGGGTGCGCAGGAAGTCATAAAATCCAAGGAATCGGAGCAAATTTTATCCCAAAAAATTTGGATTTAAATTTGATTGATGAGTATATCACTGTTGAAAACGATGATGCTTTTGCTACGGCAAAGGCTTTGGCGCAAAAAGAGGGTTTGCTTGTAGGAATTTCAAGCGGTGCAAATGTATATGCGGCTAGTATCATCGCAGGTCGCTATGCAAACCGCGGTAAAACCATAGTGACTACGCTAAATGATACCGGCGAAAGATACCTTTCAACAGATTTGTTTAAATAA
- a CDS encoding RrF2 family transcriptional regulator gives MALLSTKGVYGLMAILEIAKASEISPISIKEISDRILVSKNYLEQILNGLRGAGLIESIKGKNGGYFLALSADKITFADVFKSMEKDFKMTNLKIANPNLEFFFKKYDEKLLNMLSEPISKFEEYKEESTKFLDFSI, from the coding sequence ATGGCGCTTTTATCTACAAAAGGCGTTTATGGCTTAATGGCGATTCTAGAAATCGCCAAAGCTAGTGAAATATCGCCGATTAGCATAAAAGAAATCTCAGATAGAATTTTGGTTTCAAAAAACTATTTAGAGCAAATTCTAAACGGGCTTAGGGGTGCTGGGCTGATTGAAAGTATAAAGGGTAAAAACGGCGGTTATTTTTTGGCTTTATCAGCCGATAAAATCACATTTGCCGATGTTTTTAAGTCAATGGAAAAAGATTTTAAAATGACAAACTTAAAAATTGCCAATCCAAATTTGGAATTTTTCTTCAAAAAATATGATGAAAAACTGCTAAACATGCTCAGTGAGCCAATTAGCAAATTCGAAGAATATAAAGAAGAAAGCACCAAATTTTTGGATTTTAGTATTTAA
- the hypF gene encoding carbamoyltransferase HypF → MQNLATNTDLKSFKFEIFGAVQGVGFRPFVYRICADLGLFGKVFNDGEGVKIFVNGSNLQIKELKKRLKAELPPLARIDRLEIYEISPQIYDDFKITHSQETQKFNPILPDFAICDDCKREFYDPQNKRYKYPYINCTNCGPRLSIIKKLPYDRANTTMAKFKMCEFCAGEYTDPLNRRYHAEPIACAKCGPKLFLKNKNGEILESGENAVKMLCEILARGEIVAVKGLGGFHIMCDATNENAVLNLRIRKNRPDKPFAIMCKDYEMAEKFGKFCENEKELLNSQIKPIVLVEKSKNSQNFALADAVAPNLGKVGIFLANTGVHLLIFEYFNRPLIATSANISGEPIIFDEINLRQKLGKVIDFYLDNDREIITPSDDSVGFVVQNSAQCITEITEQNSQNIMQNFTQFLRTSRGLNPQIYKSKFDIKGSFLALGAEMKNQFAIYKDGQIFISPYIGDLKNIATNARFFALLDIFIKTYDLKFDAVLGDLHPIFLHSKHFENLGFKVVKFQHHYAHLVANLADNNLLGSGKKYLGFSFDGTGYGEDGTIWGGEVLEFDEFEFERVLHFDEFALIGGENSIKNIYKLAISLIFKFDLENEASEFLSKFSESEISNLKKVASNSPQTSSLGRIFDAFASVICGQRSVSFDGQSGMVLENLFDEKKITSESEKRYKFEIINGKISVKNAFLNALKDELSVAASNFINSIAKIMLQIAKDRKLEVVLSGGVFQNATLLNLVVQKFSDSGVKFYLHKNTPSNDSGVAIGQLMAYLSALNKN, encoded by the coding sequence ATGCAAAATTTAGCAACCAATACGGACTTGAAGTCTTTTAAATTTGAAATTTTCGGAGCAGTGCAGGGCGTGGGCTTTCGCCCGTTTGTTTATAGAATTTGCGCTGATTTAGGGCTTTTTGGCAAAGTTTTCAACGACGGCGAAGGCGTGAAAATTTTTGTAAATGGTTCAAATTTGCAAATAAAAGAGCTTAAAAAAAGGCTTAAAGCTGAGCTTCCGCCACTTGCGCGGATTGATAGGCTTGAAATTTATGAAATTTCACCGCAAATTTATGATGATTTTAAAATCACGCACTCGCAAGAAACGCAAAAATTTAACCCCATTTTGCCTGATTTCGCCATTTGCGATGATTGCAAACGCGAATTTTACGACCCGCAAAACAAACGATATAAATACCCATATATAAATTGCACAAACTGCGGACCGCGCCTTAGTATCATTAAAAAGCTCCCTTATGACCGCGCAAATACAACAATGGCTAAATTTAAAATGTGTGAGTTTTGCGCTGGCGAATACACTGACCCGCTAAATCGCCGTTATCACGCCGAACCGATTGCTTGCGCGAAATGTGGTCCAAAGCTCTTTTTAAAAAATAAAAATGGCGAGATTTTAGAAAGTGGCGAAAATGCGGTTAAAATGCTTTGTGAAATTTTAGCTCGTGGCGAGATAGTCGCTGTAAAGGGGCTTGGCGGATTTCATATAATGTGCGACGCGACAAACGAAAATGCTGTCTTAAATTTGCGAATTCGCAAAAATCGCCCCGATAAGCCATTTGCCATAATGTGTAAAGATTACGAGATGGCTGAAAAATTTGGCAAATTTTGCGAAAATGAAAAAGAGCTATTAAATTCGCAGATTAAACCGATAGTTTTGGTTGAAAAATCGAAAAATTCGCAAAATTTTGCTCTTGCTGATGCGGTGGCGCCAAATTTAGGCAAGGTTGGCATTTTTCTAGCAAATACGGGTGTTCATTTGCTGATTTTTGAGTATTTTAATCGCCCGTTAATCGCTACTAGCGCAAATATCAGTGGCGAACCGATTATTTTTGATGAAATAAATTTGCGTCAAAAGTTAGGTAAAGTCATAGATTTTTATTTGGATAACGATAGAGAGATTATTACGCCAAGTGATGATAGCGTGGGGTTTGTGGTGCAAAATTCGGCACAGTGTATCACGGAAATCACGGAGCAAAATTCGCAAAATATTATGCAAAATTTTACGCAATTTTTACGCACTTCGCGTGGGTTAAATCCACAAATTTATAAAAGCAAATTTGATATAAAAGGCTCGTTTTTGGCTCTCGGGGCTGAGATGAAAAACCAGTTTGCAATATACAAAGATGGGCAAATTTTTATCTCGCCATACATCGGCGATTTAAAAAATATCGCCACAAATGCTCGATTTTTCGCGCTTTTGGATATTTTTATCAAAACTTATGATTTGAAATTTGACGCTGTTTTGGGCGACCTGCACCCAATTTTTTTGCACTCCAAACATTTTGAAAATTTAGGCTTTAAAGTGGTGAAATTTCAGCACCATTACGCGCATTTGGTTGCGAATTTAGCGGATAATAACCTGCTTGGAAGTGGTAAAAAATATCTTGGTTTTAGCTTTGACGGCACGGGTTATGGCGAAGACGGCACGATTTGGGGCGGGGAAGTGCTGGAATTTGATGAGTTTGAATTTGAGCGAGTTTTGCATTTTGACGAATTTGCCTTAATCGGTGGCGAGAATTCGATCAAAAATATCTATAAACTCGCAATTTCGCTGATTTTTAAATTTGATTTAGAAAATGAAGCGAGTGAATTTTTGTCAAAATTTAGTGAAAGCGAAATCTCAAATTTGAAAAAGGTAGCTTCAAATTCGCCACAAACTAGCTCACTAGGGCGAATTTTTGACGCATTTGCAAGTGTGATTTGTGGCCAAAGAAGCGTTAGTTTTGACGGACAAAGCGGTATGGTTTTGGAAAATCTTTTTGATGAGAAAAAAATTACGAGTGAGAGTGAAAAACGCTATAAATTTGAGATAATAAACGGCAAAATTAGCGTGAAAAACGCCTTTTTAAATGCGCTAAAAGACGAACTTAGCGTGGCTGCTTCAAATTTTATAAACTCTATCGCCAAAATTATGCTTCAAATCGCAAAAGATAGAAAATTAGAAGTTGTGCTAAGTGGTGGAGTTTTCCAAAATGCTACGCTTTTAAATTTAGTTGTGCAAAAATTTAGTGATAGTGGCGTGAAATTTTATCTACACAAAAACACTCCGAGCAACGATAGTGGCGTTGCTATTGGGCAACTTATGGCGTATTTAAGTGCATTAAATAAGAATTAA
- the htpG gene encoding molecular chaperone HtpG has protein sequence MAKKKFKTEVNDLLNLMIHSLYSNKEIFLRELISNASDALDKLNYLCLTDDEYKKLTYTPRIDIKLDKTEKTLTISDTGIGMDEKELESNLGTIARSGTKGFMANLSGDVAKDSNLIGQFGVGFYSAFMVADKIEVISKKALSDEAFKWSSDTKDYTIEPAQKSEFGTQITLYLKDDEFLDEWRIESIIKKYSNHIPYPIFMDKSEYVAPKDEQSEGTYEIKNEQINRASALWRLPKSSLKSEDYNEFYKQISHDSADPLLHIHTKAEGTHEYTTLFYLPSNQPFDLFRVDYQSGVKLYVKRVFITDDAKELLPVYLRFVRGIIDIEDLPLNVSREILQENKIMKAVSEASVKKILSELAKLKENDKEKFEKFYNLFGKVLKEGLYGFNPNQQEILNLCLFKSNKRDGLISLNEYKDAMGEEQKEIYYISGNNALMLKSSPLLENFNKKGIEVLICDDDIDPIVMPSVSKFGEIAIKSVKDAEFDDKNEAEISVEAKEIAAKMQEILGEKVKSVRVSNRLENSLSCLVFDKNDPDFATQQILKQMGQTNLPAIKPILEINPNHEIIKKLVQNKVMIGEISELILDMAILSDGQNLENPAEFIANLNKFIAKAL, from the coding sequence ATGGCAAAGAAAAAATTTAAAACCGAAGTAAATGATTTGTTGAATTTGATGATTCATTCGCTTTATTCAAACAAAGAGATTTTCCTTAGGGAGCTTATCTCAAATGCAAGCGATGCTCTTGATAAGCTAAATTATTTGTGTTTGACAGATGATGAATACAAAAAACTTACCTATACACCACGCATCGACATTAAACTTGATAAAACCGAAAAAACGCTAACTATCAGCGACACAGGTATCGGTATGGACGAAAAAGAATTAGAAAGCAATCTTGGCACAATCGCAAGAAGCGGAACAAAAGGCTTCATGGCAAATTTAAGCGGCGATGTCGCAAAAGATAGCAATCTAATCGGTCAGTTTGGCGTTGGTTTTTACTCGGCGTTTATGGTGGCTGATAAAATCGAAGTTATAAGCAAAAAAGCTTTAAGTGACGAAGCCTTTAAATGGAGTAGCGATACGAAAGATTACACAATCGAACCAGCCCAAAAGAGCGAATTTGGAACACAAATCACGCTTTATTTAAAAGATGACGAATTTTTAGATGAGTGGCGAATCGAAAGCATTATCAAAAAATATTCAAACCATATCCCGTATCCGATTTTTATGGATAAAAGCGAATATGTCGCCCCAAAAGATGAGCAAAGCGAAGGAACTTATGAAATCAAAAATGAGCAGATAAACAGAGCCAGTGCGCTTTGGCGACTGCCAAAATCTAGCCTAAAAAGCGAAGATTACAACGAATTTTATAAGCAAATCAGCCACGATAGCGCCGATCCGCTACTTCACATACATACAAAAGCAGAAGGCACACATGAATACACAACGCTTTTTTATCTACCTAGCAATCAGCCTTTTGATCTATTTCGCGTGGATTATCAAAGTGGCGTAAAACTCTATGTAAAGCGAGTTTTCATCACTGATGACGCAAAAGAACTGCTTCCTGTTTATCTTCGTTTTGTGCGTGGGATTATCGACATTGAGGACTTGCCGTTAAATGTCAGTAGAGAAATTTTGCAAGAAAATAAAATAATGAAAGCAGTCAGCGAAGCAAGTGTGAAAAAGATACTTTCTGAACTGGCAAAATTAAAAGAAAATGACAAAGAAAAATTTGAAAAATTCTATAATCTTTTTGGCAAAGTGCTAAAAGAAGGGCTTTACGGCTTTAATCCAAACCAACAAGAAATTCTAAATTTATGCCTTTTTAAATCAAATAAAAGAGACGGCTTAATCAGCCTAAATGAATACAAAGACGCTATGGGCGAAGAGCAAAAAGAGATTTATTATATCAGCGGAAATAATGCTCTTATGCTAAAATCATCGCCACTTTTGGAGAATTTTAACAAAAAAGGCATTGAAGTTTTGATTTGCGATGACGATATTGATCCGATCGTTATGCCAAGTGTGAGCAAATTTGGCGAAATCGCAATAAAAAGCGTAAAAGATGCCGAATTTGATGATAAAAATGAAGCAGAAATCAGCGTAGAAGCAAAAGAAATCGCAGCGAAAATGCAAGAAATTTTAGGCGAAAAAGTAAAATCAGTGCGTGTTTCAAATCGCTTAGAAAATTCGCTTTCTTGCCTTGTTTTTGACAAAAACGACCCTGATTTTGCGACACAACAAATTTTAAAACAAATGGGGCAAACGAATTTACCAGCCATAAAACCGATACTTGAAATAAATCCAAACCATGAAATCATCAAAAAACTAGTCCAAAATAAAGTGATGATAGGTGAAATTTCAGAGCTTATTTTGGATATGGCGATTTTAAGTGATGGACAAAATTTAGAAAATCCTGCCGAATTTATCGCAAATTTAAATAAATTTATCGCAAAAGCACTATAA
- a CDS encoding hydrogenase small subunit, translated as MLNNELLDSISNRLDKVALLPKMKDGKSIAKMLEEKGFTRRDFMKWAGAMTAMIGLPSAFAPSVARAAELADRLPVIWLHMAECTGCSESLVRTDTPTVDSLIFDYISLEYHETLMAASGWQAEENLEGAIEKYKGNYILMVEGGIPSGSDEFYLTVGPLGKTGAEHCRHAAASAAAIFAIGTCSSFGGVQAANPNPTSAKPLSKITNKPVINVPGCPPSEKNIVGNVLHYILFGTLPALDNYGRPKWAYGRRIHDLCERRGHFDAGEFVQSFGDEGAKQGYCLYKVGCKGPYTFNNCSQERFNSHTSWPIQAGHGCIGCSEPEFWDHMGPFEEPLADRLYNTVFDGAGADATADKIGLGVLAVTGVAIAAHAAVATLKKDKGE; from the coding sequence ATGCTTAATAATGAGCTTCTAGATAGTATAAGCAATAGACTTGACAAAGTTGCTTTGTTGCCTAAGATGAAAGACGGCAAAAGCATAGCTAAAATGCTTGAAGAAAAAGGTTTTACAAGGCGTGATTTTATGAAATGGGCAGGAGCGATGACGGCGATGATAGGTCTGCCAAGTGCTTTTGCACCAAGTGTTGCAAGGGCGGCAGAGTTAGCCGATAGACTTCCTGTTATCTGGCTTCACATGGCAGAATGCACAGGTTGTAGCGAGAGTTTGGTTAGAACCGATACACCGACAGTCGATAGTTTGATATTTGATTATATCAGCCTTGAATACCATGAAACGCTTATGGCTGCTAGTGGTTGGCAAGCAGAAGAAAACCTAGAAGGTGCGATTGAAAAATATAAAGGAAATTATATTTTGATGGTAGAAGGCGGTATTCCAAGCGGAAGTGATGAATTTTATTTAACAGTCGGACCTTTGGGAAAAACTGGTGCTGAGCATTGCAGACATGCGGCAGCTTCTGCAGCGGCGATTTTTGCTATTGGAACCTGTTCGAGTTTTGGCGGTGTTCAAGCAGCAAATCCAAACCCAACTAGTGCAAAACCGCTTAGCAAAATCACAAATAAACCTGTTATAAATGTTCCTGGTTGTCCGCCAAGCGAAAAAAATATCGTAGGAAATGTGCTTCATTATATTCTGTTTGGAACACTACCTGCACTTGATAATTACGGCAGACCAAAATGGGCTTATGGCCGCAGAATTCACGATCTTTGCGAAAGAAGAGGTCATTTTGACGCAGGAGAATTTGTCCAAAGCTTTGGCGATGAAGGAGCAAAACAAGGATATTGTCTATATAAAGTAGGTTGCAAAGGTCCTTATACATTTAATAACTGCTCACAAGAGAGATTTAACTCTCATACAAGTTGGCCTATCCAAGCAGGTCATGGTTGTATAGGTTGCTCTGAGCCTGAATTCTGGGATCACATGGGACCATTTGAAGAGCCGTTGGCAGATAGACTTTATAACACCGTTTTTGACGGAGCAGGAGCTGATGCGACAGCAGATAAAATCGGTCTTGGCGTTTTAGCCGTAACAGGCGTTGCCATCGCAGCTCATGCAGCCGTTGCTACACTTAAAAAAGATAAAGGAGAATAA
- a CDS encoding VanZ family protein — protein MLVIFLIYFAFLLRLAVFRDGFSVDKIWQVGKYNLVPFLDYANVWQNGGIKSFLRLFFGNLGWFFPLGFFARYKFTLTKTAKIVLFGFLFSLLVEILQFVFKTGIFELDDLILNSIGVFLGAKFCEILLKLNKNNYPID, from the coding sequence ATGCTTGTTATTTTTCTTATTTATTTTGCGTTTTTATTGCGTTTAGCCGTTTTTCGCGACGGATTTAGTGTGGATAAAATTTGGCAAGTCGGCAAATACAATCTCGTGCCGTTTTTAGACTACGCAAATGTCTGGCAAAACGGCGGCATAAAATCATTTTTGAGACTATTTTTTGGGAATTTAGGCTGGTTTTTTCCGCTAGGATTTTTTGCAAGATATAAATTTACGCTCACAAAAACCGCCAAAATCGTGCTTTTTGGATTTTTATTTTCGCTTTTGGTTGAAATTTTGCAATTTGTCTTTAAAACTGGTATTTTTGAACTTGATGATTTGATTTTAAATTCAATCGGCGTGTTTTTAGGTGCCAAATTTTGCGAAATTTTGTTAAAATTAAATAAAAACAATTACCCAATCGATTAA
- the cybH gene encoding Ni/Fe-hydrogenase, b-type cytochrome subunit, whose amino-acid sequence MKRTPEYEFSVGLRLTHWIRAICIVVLVVTGFYISYVFIAPSVSSEPNLFLQAKWRFVHLVAGFVLIAATIFKSYLFLFDIQSRKELVSIRDFLSPKVWIAQIKYYLFLGEHPHLRGVYNPLQFIAYIGFYFVLFLICLTGMILYVHIYHDGLGGFFYEILRPVEAMFGGLSEVRIIHHICMNIIIIFVPVHVYMAIFNAVKGKDGAIDAIVSGYKFNRETRA is encoded by the coding sequence ATGAAACGAACACCTGAATATGAATTCTCCGTAGGTCTTAGGCTAACTCACTGGATAAGAGCGATTTGTATTGTCGTGCTTGTGGTTACAGGTTTTTACATTTCGTATGTTTTTATAGCTCCGTCAGTTAGCAGTGAGCCAAATTTGTTTTTACAAGCTAAATGGCGATTTGTCCATTTAGTGGCTGGTTTTGTGTTGATTGCGGCAACAATTTTTAAATCGTATCTATTTTTATTTGATATACAAAGTAGAAAAGAGCTAGTTAGTATAAGGGATTTTCTAAGTCCAAAAGTTTGGATAGCTCAGATTAAATATTACCTATTTTTAGGCGAACATCCGCATTTGCGCGGCGTTTATAATCCTTTGCAATTCATCGCTTATATCGGATTTTATTTTGTGCTTTTCCTTATTTGCTTAACTGGTATGATTTTATATGTTCATATCTATCATGACGGACTTGGTGGATTTTTCTACGAAATTTTGCGCCCGGTTGAAGCTATGTTTGGTGGTCTTAGTGAAGTAAGGATCATTCATCATATCTGTATGAATATTATTATAATCTTTGTTCCTGTGCATGTTTATATGGCAATTTTCAATGCCGTAAAAGGCAAAGATGGCGCGATAGACGCTATTGTCAGCGGATATAAATTTAACAGGGAAACTCGCGCTTGA